From one Methylomonas paludis genomic stretch:
- a CDS encoding AAA family ATPase, which translates to MRLRSVFISQYKNLKDFKLRFDGASFIDVFVGKNGSGKSNLFEALIEIFRHLDQLGRADNNIDFDYKLNYEIGGQETEIEWKSSKLRINQDEDRKTLGQTPFPDNVLIYYSGHNTTVTGLVAGYEEAFRRRIKGANLDDTRRFIGIGPEYKSLLLAVLLAQPEDVRAHLFIRQKLGIDKLGITKPGTDNLTEPVLRIEFQRPEYARGKKVFDIELNDETDRYWKADGITKTFLDTLSNCRWGNTEGLPVTEGYFQNGDRYVLILSISKLQQEFHGKWQDLFRQFDNLKTLGMLDSISVPLRLASGGEGNITHFSDGQFQSVYIYSIVELFKDRNCLILLDEPDAFLHPEWQFDFLRQVFDITDTAAKSSHVLMSSHSASTITCAKESVINLFAFDGDKVTLTKVNKADVIKSLSAGLITFTESEARLNIQHVLKNTSGPVLFTEGITDEMILETAWTKLYPTEKICFEIQNAFSCGFQRNLIKDNTLYQNHPGRTFFSLFDFDEAYNDWNQLGQDVQTDPGLCLVKKRSGCESYALLLPVPTNGQIRKQVINPHTGGNYGNRSLLTIELLFHGIAGLDAYFTVDTERTDGFIKFVSDSQKVTFARDVVPTIDVVHFAVFRPLFDFIKSKCVGGVTP; encoded by the coding sequence ATGCGTCTGAGATCAGTTTTCATCAGTCAGTACAAGAACCTTAAGGATTTCAAGCTCAGATTCGATGGTGCGAGTTTTATTGATGTATTCGTTGGTAAGAATGGCAGCGGCAAATCCAACCTGTTCGAGGCTTTGATCGAAATCTTCCGTCATCTTGATCAACTCGGACGTGCAGACAACAACATTGACTTCGACTACAAACTGAATTACGAAATTGGCGGGCAAGAGACCGAGATCGAATGGAAAAGCAGCAAGCTACGCATCAATCAAGACGAAGACCGTAAGACGCTGGGCCAGACACCATTTCCAGACAACGTGCTTATCTACTACTCTGGTCATAATACGACAGTCACTGGTTTGGTGGCAGGTTATGAGGAAGCCTTTCGCCGACGCATCAAGGGTGCCAACCTTGATGACACTCGCCGCTTCATCGGCATCGGCCCGGAATACAAGTCGCTACTGCTGGCAGTTTTACTGGCACAGCCGGAGGATGTCCGGGCTCACCTATTCATTCGTCAAAAGCTGGGGATTGATAAGCTAGGCATCACAAAACCAGGAACTGACAATCTTACCGAACCTGTTCTTCGCATTGAGTTCCAGCGCCCGGAGTATGCGCGGGGAAAGAAGGTGTTCGACATTGAACTCAATGATGAGACTGACAGGTACTGGAAGGCCGATGGCATCACTAAGACTTTTCTCGATACATTGAGTAATTGCAGATGGGGTAATACAGAAGGATTGCCGGTCACCGAAGGCTATTTCCAGAACGGTGATCGTTATGTGTTAATTCTGTCTATCAGCAAGCTGCAACAGGAATTTCATGGAAAATGGCAGGATTTGTTCCGTCAGTTCGACAATTTGAAAACCCTGGGAATGCTGGACAGCATCTCTGTGCCGCTTCGCCTTGCTTCTGGTGGGGAAGGAAATATCACCCATTTCAGCGATGGCCAGTTCCAGTCGGTTTACATCTACTCCATCGTCGAACTCTTCAAGGATCGCAATTGCCTTATCCTGCTTGATGAGCCTGATGCTTTTCTGCACCCGGAATGGCAGTTTGATTTCTTGCGGCAAGTATTCGACATCACCGATACAGCAGCAAAATCCAGCCATGTTTTGATGAGTAGTCACAGCGCGTCGACCATCACCTGTGCCAAAGAGAGTGTCATCAATCTGTTTGCATTCGATGGCGACAAAGTGACGCTGACCAAGGTGAATAAGGCCGATGTCATCAAATCGTTATCAGCTGGTTTAATTACTTTTACCGAGAGCGAAGCCCGTCTGAACATTCAACATGTCCTGAAAAACACATCAGGCCCTGTGCTGTTTACAGAAGGCATTACGGACGAAATGATACTGGAAACGGCATGGACAAAGCTCTACCCGACAGAGAAGATATGCTTTGAGATACAAAATGCTTTTAGCTGTGGATTTCAGCGTAATTTGATCAAAGACAACACGCTGTATCAGAACCACCCAGGTAGAACGTTTTTTTCACTTTTCGACTTTGATGAAGCCTATAACGATTGGAACCAGCTTGGCCAAGATGTGCAAACGGATCCAGGTCTGTGTTTGGTAAAGAAACGCAGCGGCTGTGAAAGTTACGCGCTGCTCCTGCCTGTTCCTACCAATGGTCAAATTCGTAAACAGGTAATCAACCCTCACACTGGCGGCAATTATGGCAATAGATCACTGTTGACAATAGAGCTTCTATTTCATGGTATTGCTGGTCTTGATGCATATTTCACTGTTGATACTGAGCGCACAGATGGATTCATAAAGTTCGTCAGCGACAGCCAAAAAGTGACATTTGCCAGAGATGTTGTTCCGACGATTGATGTGGTGCATTTCGCAGTATTCCGTCCGTTGTTTGACTTCATCAAGTCAAAGTGCGTCGGAGGAGTCACGCCATGA
- a CDS encoding restriction endonuclease subunit S produces the protein MNKHTIALLEQHFDTAFSAPDGIKKLRELILTLAMQGKLVPHDPNDPPVSQLLKEIEAEKKRLVKESKIKAPKPLPEITTSDEPYALPQGWQWVRLGTIGNIFNGNSINASEKESKYTGVKGLPYVATKDVGYGFEPLDYENGICIPLDETKFRIAHKDAVLICAEGGSAGKKCGLTDRDICFGNKLFANELYGQISSKFILYVYLSSVFRASFTIAMTGIIGGVSIAKFVEIPIPLPPLEEQLRIVDKIDQLMERCDALEVLRNARERKRLAVHAAALTQLLDITSNGNSDDACAFITRHFEDIYSVKENVAELRKAILNLAIMGKLTERRKDDRPVKELLEKIKSERSRLLIRRATNDQIDPKKLTYSIPDSWVLLPLNAILIFGPTNGYSPKAVDYETKVKSLTLSATTSGVFKGEHSKFIADDIPASSDLWLEDGDILVQRGNSIEYVGVPAIYKGGRNIYIYPDLMMKLRVSRELDNDYVCFAMSAAPSRDFLRERASGTSGTMPKINQKILMSLPIPVPPLEEQRRIVEKINKLMKQCNQLEMQIEVANRKRSELLNAVMAQV, from the coding sequence ATGAATAAGCACACCATCGCTTTGCTGGAACAACACTTCGACACGGCGTTCTCTGCGCCGGATGGTATTAAAAAACTACGCGAGTTGATTTTGACGTTGGCTATGCAGGGCAAGCTGGTGCCGCATGATCCAAACGACCCGCCAGTCAGCCAACTGCTGAAAGAAATCGAAGCAGAAAAAAAAAGGCTGGTGAAGGAGAGTAAGATCAAGGCTCCCAAGCCGTTGCCCGAGATCACTACCAGTGATGAGCCTTATGCATTACCGCAGGGATGGCAGTGGGTTCGACTGGGTACTATTGGCAATATTTTCAATGGTAACAGCATCAACGCCTCCGAAAAGGAGTCGAAATACACTGGCGTAAAAGGGCTACCATACGTCGCCACCAAGGATGTTGGCTATGGTTTTGAACCGCTGGACTACGAAAATGGAATTTGTATTCCACTTGATGAGACAAAGTTCAGGATCGCCCACAAAGACGCAGTGTTAATCTGCGCCGAAGGCGGCAGTGCTGGAAAAAAGTGCGGATTGACTGACCGTGACATCTGCTTCGGTAACAAACTTTTTGCCAATGAGCTGTATGGCCAAATCTCATCCAAGTTCATTCTCTATGTTTATCTGTCATCGGTTTTTCGAGCATCATTTACAATAGCAATGACGGGGATCATCGGCGGTGTCTCCATTGCCAAATTTGTCGAGATACCGATCCCTCTTCCCCCACTTGAAGAGCAGCTTCGCATCGTCGACAAAATAGATCAATTGATGGAGCGTTGCGATGCGTTGGAAGTTCTGCGAAATGCCCGCGAAAGAAAGCGCTTGGCGGTACACGCCGCCGCGCTCACGCAACTGCTCGATATTACAAGCAATGGTAACTCTGACGACGCTTGTGCCTTCATCACCAGGCACTTCGAAGATATTTACTCTGTTAAAGAAAACGTCGCGGAACTGCGTAAGGCTATACTGAATCTTGCAATTATGGGAAAACTTACCGAGCGTCGCAAAGACGACCGTCCGGTAAAGGAGCTTCTCGAAAAAATCAAATCCGAAAGATCTCGCTTACTTATTCGTAGAGCAACCAACGATCAAATTGACCCAAAAAAATTAACATACTCAATCCCAGATAGTTGGGTGCTTTTGCCTCTTAATGCCATCTTGATTTTTGGCCCTACCAATGGATATTCTCCCAAGGCTGTGGATTACGAAACCAAGGTTAAATCGTTGACATTGAGCGCAACTACCTCTGGTGTGTTCAAAGGCGAGCACTCAAAGTTCATTGCTGACGATATACCAGCGAGCTCCGATCTTTGGCTAGAAGATGGTGACATTCTAGTGCAGCGTGGCAATTCCATTGAATACGTTGGAGTTCCTGCAATTTATAAGGGCGGGAGAAATATTTACATTTATCCAGACTTGATGATGAAACTGCGGGTATCGAGAGAGCTCGATAATGATTATGTTTGCTTTGCTATGAGCGCAGCGCCGAGTCGTGATTTTCTTCGAGAGCGTGCTTCCGGTACGTCCGGAACGATGCCCAAAATTAATCAAAAGATATTAATGAGCCTTCCGATTCCGGTGCCGCCATTGGAGGAGCAGCGTCGAATAGTGGAAAAAATAAACAAGCTAATGAAGCAGTGCAATCAGCTTGAGATGCAGATCGAAGTCGCAAATCGGAAGAGGTCTGAACTATTGAACGCCGTAATGGCGCAAGTATAA
- a CDS encoding PDDEXK nuclease domain-containing protein translates to MSDRPVSLLPTPEGYADWLSELKTRIHNAQQRATLSINRELVLLYWQIGRDILARQADQGWGAKVIERLAQDLRIAFPDMKGFSPRNLKYMRAFAEAWPDAEFVQQAAAQLPWFHLCTLMDKLKNREERDWYLACAVEHNWSRNILVMQIETRQRERSGKAVTNFAASLPQPQSDLARESLKDPYRFDFLGLTDEAREREIEKALVKHVTEFLLELGAGFAFVGRQVLLNVGGDEFFIDLLFYHLKLRCYVVIELKGGKFKPEHLGQLGFYLTAVDRQVKHEHDNPTIGLLLCKSKNKIVAEYALGDKTQPMGIAEYKLLQSLPEELQTSLPSIEQIERELAGYDE, encoded by the coding sequence ATGAGTGATCGGCCCGTTTCCCTGCTGCCAACGCCTGAAGGTTATGCCGACTGGCTGAGCGAGCTGAAAACCCGTATCCATAACGCCCAGCAGCGAGCCACACTCTCCATCAACCGCGAATTGGTGCTGCTTTATTGGCAGATCGGACGCGATATTCTGGCGCGGCAGGCCGATCAAGGCTGGGGCGCCAAGGTGATTGAACGCTTGGCGCAGGATTTACGCATCGCCTTTCCCGACATGAAGGGATTTTCGCCGCGCAATCTCAAGTACATGCGTGCTTTTGCCGAGGCGTGGCCGGATGCCGAATTTGTGCAGCAGGCTGCTGCACAATTGCCGTGGTTCCACCTTTGCACCTTGATGGACAAACTCAAGAACCGCGAAGAGCGAGATTGGTATCTGGCGTGCGCGGTAGAACACAACTGGTCGCGCAACATTCTGGTTATGCAGATCGAAACCCGTCAGCGGGAGCGCAGCGGCAAGGCGGTAACCAATTTTGCAGCCAGCCTGCCCCAGCCGCAGTCCGACTTGGCGCGCGAGTCGCTAAAAGATCCCTACCGCTTCGACTTTCTGGGCCTGACCGATGAAGCACGGGAACGCGAGATCGAAAAGGCGCTGGTAAAACACGTCACAGAATTTCTACTGGAACTGGGCGCGGGCTTTGCGTTCGTCGGGCGGCAGGTGCTGCTGAACGTGGGCGGTGACGAGTTTTTCATCGACCTGCTGTTCTACCACCTGAAATTGCGCTGCTATGTGGTGATTGAACTCAAGGGCGGAAAATTCAAACCCGAGCACTTGGGTCAGCTGGGGTTTTATCTCACCGCCGTCGATCGGCAAGTCAAACACGAACACGACAATCCCACCATCGGCCTGCTCTTGTGCAAGAGCAAAAACAAGATCGTGGCTGAATACGCCTTGGGCGACAAAACCCAGCCCATGGGCATTGCTGAATACAAGCTACTCCAATCGCTGCCCGAAGAGCTGCAAACCAGCTTGCCCAGCATCGAACAGATCGAGCGCGAACTGGCGGGGTACGATGAATAA
- a CDS encoding type I restriction-modification system subunit M, producing MPIGTLIKSIQDIMRKDVGVDGDAQRISQIVWLLFLKIFDDKEQEWQLTIPGYQSPLQSRFRWSNWAKNPEGVTGEELIDFVNNDLFPSLKRLATAAGVSPHGKVIGSVFEDAYNYMKSGTLLRQVINTIQADVDFNSSTDRHLFNDIYEKILADLQSAGNAGEYYTPRAVTQFMVDILDPKLGEIILDPACGTGGFLTCSVEHLKQQVKTHDDSKTLQASIHGVEKKPLPHMLAMTNMMLHGIDVPTNIRHDNTLSRPLKDYGPKDRVDIIITNPPFGGMEEDGIENNFPRKYQTRETADLFMALIMYLLKHDTGRAAVVLPDGFLFGEGTKTNLKRELLEEFNLHTIVRLPKGVFAPYTSIATNILFFEKGEPTQDVWFFEHPYPQGYKSYSRGKPLTIEEFDLEKAWWGGAQRKGRKITENAWKVSAQEIADKNYNLDSVGKNPHQVVVKHDKPEDLQKEYETIVQELLKAQNELKTELLAALKASNGEQA from the coding sequence ATGCCCATAGGAACACTCATCAAAAGCATTCAAGACATCATGCGCAAAGATGTTGGCGTCGACGGCGATGCCCAGCGCATTAGTCAGATAGTCTGGTTGCTGTTTTTGAAAATTTTCGACGACAAGGAACAGGAATGGCAACTGACCATTCCCGGTTATCAATCTCCGCTACAAAGCCGCTTTCGCTGGTCGAACTGGGCCAAAAATCCGGAAGGCGTGACCGGTGAGGAATTAATCGACTTCGTCAACAACGACCTGTTTCCCTCGTTAAAGCGTTTAGCCACGGCCGCCGGTGTCTCGCCGCACGGCAAGGTCATTGGCTCGGTATTTGAGGACGCTTACAACTATATGAAATCCGGCACTCTGTTGCGTCAGGTTATCAACACCATTCAGGCCGATGTCGATTTCAATTCGTCCACTGACCGCCACTTGTTCAACGACATCTACGAAAAAATTCTTGCCGATCTGCAATCGGCTGGTAACGCCGGCGAATACTATACGCCGCGCGCCGTTACTCAGTTCATGGTCGACATTCTGGATCCCAAACTTGGTGAGATCATCCTTGATCCGGCCTGTGGCACCGGCGGCTTTTTGACTTGCAGCGTCGAGCATTTAAAGCAGCAAGTCAAAACCCATGACGATTCAAAAACTTTGCAGGCTAGCATCCACGGCGTCGAGAAAAAGCCGCTGCCGCACATGTTGGCAATGACCAATATGATGCTGCACGGCATCGACGTGCCGACCAACATCCGGCATGACAATACGCTTAGCCGACCATTGAAGGACTACGGCCCCAAAGATCGGGTAGATATCATTATTACCAATCCACCGTTCGGCGGCATGGAAGAAGATGGCATCGAGAACAATTTTCCGCGCAAATACCAAACCCGCGAAACCGCCGACCTGTTCATGGCGCTAATCATGTATTTGCTCAAGCATGACACTGGCCGTGCTGCAGTAGTGTTGCCGGATGGCTTTCTGTTTGGCGAAGGCACAAAAACCAACCTCAAACGCGAGTTATTGGAAGAGTTTAACCTGCATACCATCGTCCGTCTGCCCAAAGGTGTATTCGCACCCTACACCAGCATTGCCACCAACATCCTGTTCTTTGAAAAGGGCGAACCGACACAGGATGTCTGGTTCTTTGAGCATCCCTATCCGCAAGGCTATAAGAGCTATTCACGCGGCAAACCGCTGACCATCGAAGAGTTCGATCTTGAAAAGGCCTGGTGGGGTGGCGCACAACGCAAAGGCCGCAAGATCACTGAAAACGCCTGGAAGGTATCAGCCCAAGAAATCGCCGATAAAAACTACAATCTCGATTCTGTCGGTAAGAACCCTCACCAAGTTGTAGTCAAACATGATAAGCCGGAGGACTTGCAAAAGGAGTATGAAACCATCGTTCAAGAGTTGCTTAAGGCGCAGAACGAGCTCAAAACCGAACTACTGGCTGCCCTGAAGGCCAGCAATGGGGAACAGGCATGA
- the hsdR gene encoding EcoAI/FtnUII family type I restriction enzme subunit R: MNKKQLSERDICSKFITPALVYAGWDLVTQIREEFSLTKGRIIVRGKLHTRAKNKRADYVLFYKPNLPIAVIEAKDNNHTVGDGMQQALGYAEMLQIPFVFSSNGDGFLFHNKITTDGIIERELALDEFPTAETLWECWTKHRGLTEQQTTLVTQDYYSDGSNKTPRYYQLLAINKTIEAIAQGQNRILLVMATGTGKTFTAFQIIWRLWKSKTKRRILFLADRNILVDQTMTNDFKPFGSAMTKIQKRQANKSYEIYLSLYQAVTGNEEERNIYKQFSQDFFDLIVIDECHRGSAAIDSAWREILEYFSSATQIGLTATPKETKDVSNIDYFGEPIYTYSLRQGIDDGFLAPYKVVRIDLDKDLAGWRPDKGMLDKYGNEIEDRIYNQKDFDKTLVLEKRTQLVAKKISEFLKQTNRFDKTIVFCENIDHAERMRQALANENADLVAQNSKYVMRITGDNEEGKAELDNFIFPESKYPVIAVTSKLMTTGVDAQTCKLIVLDQRILSMTEFKQIIGRGTRINEDYDKYYFTIIDFRKATELFADPDFDGDPVQIYTPQSPDDSPVPPDFPENQPSGSDYPGLGGEQNWPDIAEPNPEDDDTTVRRYVVANVEVKVVAERVQYFDSNGKLITESLKDYTRKTLTKEFASLDDFLRRWSSSDKKQVIIEELANQGVFFDALADEIGRDCDPFDLVCHVAWDKPPLTRKQRADQLKQNNYFTRYGEQARKVLEALLDKYADEGIQHIEETQVLTIAPFNQFGTPLEIIRTFGGLDQYQQAVCDLEQALYAS, translated from the coding sequence ATGAATAAAAAACAGTTGTCCGAGCGCGATATCTGCAGCAAATTCATCACTCCAGCTTTAGTATATGCCGGTTGGGACTTGGTGACTCAAATCCGGGAGGAATTTTCGCTGACCAAAGGCCGCATCATCGTGCGCGGTAAGTTACACACTCGCGCTAAAAACAAGCGGGCAGATTATGTGCTGTTCTATAAACCCAACTTGCCGATAGCGGTTATCGAAGCCAAGGATAATAACCACACCGTCGGCGATGGCATGCAGCAGGCTTTAGGTTATGCTGAAATGTTGCAAATCCCTTTTGTGTTCAGCAGCAATGGTGACGGTTTTCTGTTTCATAACAAAATCACCACTGACGGCATCATAGAACGTGAGTTAGCCCTGGACGAATTTCCAACAGCCGAAACCCTTTGGGAATGTTGGACCAAGCACCGGGGACTGACTGAACAACAAACTACGCTTGTTACCCAGGATTACTATAGCGACGGCAGCAACAAAACGCCGCGTTATTACCAGTTGCTGGCAATTAATAAAACCATTGAAGCCATTGCCCAAGGACAGAACCGCATTCTTTTGGTCATGGCCACGGGAACCGGCAAAACCTTTACCGCTTTCCAAATCATCTGGCGTTTATGGAAATCCAAAACTAAGCGCCGCATCCTGTTTCTGGCCGACCGTAACATTTTGGTCGATCAGACTATGACCAACGATTTCAAGCCGTTCGGCTCGGCAATGACCAAAATCCAGAAACGCCAAGCCAACAAATCCTATGAAATCTATTTGTCGCTGTATCAAGCTGTGACTGGTAACGAAGAAGAACGCAACATCTACAAGCAGTTCAGCCAGGACTTTTTCGACTTGATCGTCATTGACGAATGCCATCGCGGCAGCGCCGCAATCGATTCCGCCTGGCGGGAAATTCTGGAATATTTCTCTTCAGCCACCCAGATTGGCCTGACGGCGACGCCGAAAGAAACCAAGGACGTTTCCAATATCGATTACTTTGGCGAGCCGATTTATACTTACTCGCTCAGGCAAGGCATAGATGACGGTTTCCTTGCCCCCTACAAAGTCGTGCGTATCGATCTGGACAAGGATCTGGCCGGTTGGCGTCCAGATAAAGGCATGCTGGACAAATACGGCAATGAAATTGAAGACCGTATCTACAACCAGAAAGATTTTGATAAAACTTTGGTGTTGGAAAAACGCACCCAACTAGTTGCCAAAAAAATCAGCGAATTTCTCAAGCAAACCAACCGTTTTGATAAGACCATCGTCTTTTGCGAAAACATTGACCATGCCGAGCGCATGCGCCAGGCATTGGCCAACGAAAATGCCGATCTAGTCGCGCAAAATTCAAAATATGTCATGCGTATTACGGGTGACAATGAAGAAGGCAAAGCCGAGCTGGATAACTTCATTTTCCCGGAAAGTAAATATCCGGTGATTGCAGTTACGTCCAAATTAATGACCACCGGCGTCGATGCGCAAACCTGCAAATTGATTGTTCTGGATCAGCGTATTCTTTCCATGACTGAATTCAAGCAAATCATCGGTCGCGGTACCCGCATCAACGAAGATTACGATAAATACTACTTCACGATTATCGATTTCCGCAAAGCGACTGAATTATTTGCCGACCCGGATTTCGACGGTGATCCAGTGCAGATATACACACCTCAAAGTCCTGATGACTCGCCGGTTCCGCCCGATTTTCCGGAAAACCAGCCTTCGGGCAGCGATTATCCAGGCCTAGGTGGCGAACAAAACTGGCCCGACATTGCTGAACCCAATCCGGAAGATGACGATACCACCGTGCGCCGCTATGTGGTTGCCAATGTGGAAGTAAAGGTTGTTGCCGAGCGGGTGCAATATTTCGATAGTAATGGCAAGCTGATTACCGAGTCCTTAAAAGACTATACACGCAAAACCCTGACCAAGGAGTTTGCCTCTCTGGATGATTTTTTACGCCGCTGGAGCAGCAGCGACAAAAAACAGGTCATCATTGAAGAATTAGCCAACCAGGGTGTTTTTTTCGACGCCCTAGCCGACGAAATTGGCCGCGATTGCGACCCTTTCGATCTGGTCTGCCATGTCGCCTGGGACAAACCGCCGCTGACCCGCAAGCAGCGTGCTGATCAGCTCAAACAAAATAATTATTTTACCCGCTACGGCGAGCAAGCCCGTAAAGTGCTGGAAGCCTTATTGGACAAGTACGCCGACGAAGGCATCCAGCATATCGAAGAAACCCAGGTTTTAACCATTGCACCGTTTAACCAGTTCGGCACCCCACTGGAAATCATCCGCACCTTTGGCGGTTTGGATCAATACCAGCAAGCCGTTTGCGATCTGGAACAAGCCTTGTATGCCTCATAA
- a CDS encoding helix-turn-helix domain-containing protein encodes MRQQPNDFAAQVKTIRHHLKLSQEELAQALGVSFATVNRWENGKTAPSKLAQRQFELFCHDKNQQGALPDE; translated from the coding sequence ATGCGCCAGCAACCCAATGATTTTGCAGCCCAGGTAAAGACCATTCGACATCATTTAAAATTGAGTCAGGAAGAATTGGCTCAGGCTTTGGGTGTTAGCTTTGCCACGGTCAATCGTTGGGAAAACGGCAAAACGGCGCCATCCAAGCTGGCTCAGCGACAATTTGAACTGTTTTGTCACGACAAAAATCAACAAGGAGCGTTGCCAGATGAATAA
- a CDS encoding helix-turn-helix transcriptional regulator → MPILPETGFLRLSQIIGNPKANPPIPGLIPVSKSTWWYGVKTGRFPAPVKIGPRTTVWRAEDIRELIIKLFQNAVSV, encoded by the coding sequence ATGCCCATCCTGCCAGAAACAGGTTTTTTACGTTTAAGCCAAATTATTGGCAATCCCAAAGCAAACCCTCCCATTCCGGGTCTTATCCCAGTCAGTAAATCCACTTGGTGGTATGGGGTTAAAACTGGACGTTTTCCTGCACCAGTCAAAATTGGTCCACGCACGACCGTTTGGCGTGCGGAGGATATTCGGGAATTGATCATAAAACTCTTTCAAAATGCAGTCAGCGTTTAG